CGGCCGAACGATAGTTCTTTTCCCTCGGCGACGTACACGACCGATATGCACTACAGGGCCGTCGACACGGAAGCGGCGTACGTCGCCCGCCTCGAGACGGGGGCGGACTGGCGGGCGGAGATCGAGTCCCTCGCCGACGAGGTCGGCGCCGACGCCGCCTGGTTCACCGCGCTCGGCGCCGTCCAGGACGCCGAACTCTGGTTCTACGATCAGGACGACCTCGAGTACCGTCCGATCGAGTTCGACGAGCCACTGGAGGTGGCCAGCTGCGTCGGTAACGTCTCGTTGCTCGATGGCGAGCGGTTCGCACACACCCACGCGGTGCTCTCGCGGCC
The Salinilacihabitans rarus DNA segment above includes these coding regions:
- a CDS encoding PPC domain-containing DNA-binding protein; its protein translation is MHYRAVDTEAAYVARLETGADWRAEIESLADEVGADAAWFTALGAVQDAELWFYDQDDLEYRPIEFDEPLEVASCVGNVSLLDGERFAHTHAVLSRPDGEAVAGHLNAATVFAGEVHMRVFEDPLERAHDETTDLDLWL